Proteins co-encoded in one Odontesthes bonariensis isolate fOdoBon6 chromosome 24, fOdoBon6.hap1, whole genome shotgun sequence genomic window:
- the bmp2b gene encoding bone morphogenetic protein 2b, with translation MVAVVRSFMVLLLAQVLLEGATGLIPEVGRRKYSESGKQTPEQSESFLNEFELRLLSMFGLGRRPTPSKQAVVPQYMVDLYRMHSANGDHSTKRPKSMGKHAERAASKANTIRSFHHEESMEALASLKGKTTQQFYFNLTSIPDEELITSAELRIYRDQVMGTATSNNGRTKDSAPAGGFHRINIYEIFGVPAANGTDPLVRLLDTRLVQDSLSRWESFDVSPAVSQWTSGTGHNHGFMVEVRHPEEGEVDGAHAQRRSRHVRVSRSLHQDQDSWPQARPLLVTYGHDGRGDSVLHRREKRQAALRKQRRKNQHKAICKRHNLYVDFSDVGWNEWIVAPPGYHAFYCHGECPFPLADHLNATNHAIVQTLVNSVNSNIPRACCVPTELSPISLLYLDEYEKVILKNYQDMVVEGCGCR, from the exons ATGGTCGCCGTGGTCCGCTCTTTCATGGTACTGCTGCTCGCTCAGGTGTTGCTGGAAGGTGCTACGGGACTTATCCCCGAGGTCGGCCGGAGGAAATACAGCGAATCCGGGAAGCAGACCCCCGAGCAGTCGGAGAGCTTCCTCAACGAGTTCGAGCTTCGGCTTCTCAGTATGTTTGGGCTGGGGCGCAGGCCGACCCCCAGCAAGCAAGCCGTGGTGCCGCAGTACATGGTGGATCTTTACCGCATGCACTCTGCAAACGGAGACCACAGCACCAAACGACCCAAGAGCATGGGGAAACACGCCGAGAGAGCCGCCAGCAAGGCCAACACGATTAGAAGCTTTCACCACGAAG AGTCTATGGAGGCCCTAGCCAGTCTGAAAGGCAAAACAACCCAACAGTTCTACTTCAACCTCACTTCTATTCCTGATGAGGAGCTCATCACCTCTGCAGAGCTTCGCATTTACAGGGATCAGGTCATGGGAACTGCAACCTCCAACAACGGCCGCACTAAGGATAGTGCTCCTGCTGGTGGCTTCCATCGTATCAACATTTATGAGATATTCGGAGTTCCTGCCGCTAACGGTACAGATCCTCTGGTGCGTCTGCTGGACACTAGGCTCGTGCAGGACTCTTTGAGCCGCTGGGAGAGCTTTGACGTGAGCCCGGCTGTATCTCAATGGACCTCAGGAACGGGCCATAATCATGGCTTCATGGTGGAGGTCCGTCACCCAGAGGAGGGGGAGGTGGATGGTGCACATGCCCAGAGGCGTAGTAGGCATGTCAGGGTGAGCCGGTCCCTGCACCAAGACCAGGACTCATGGCCTCAGGCACGGCCATTGTTGGTGACATACGGCCATGATGGCCGCGGGGACTCAGTACTCCACAGACGGGAAAAAAGGCAGGCAGCACTCCGTAAACAACGCAGGAAGAACCAGCACAAGGCAATCTGCAAGAGGCATAACTTGTATGTGGACTTCAGTGATGTGGGATGGAATGAGTGGATAGTGGCACCCCCTGGCTACCATGCCTTTTATTGCCACGGAGAATGTCCCTTCCCCTTAGCAGACCATCTTAATGCAACTAATCATGCCATTGTGCAGACGCTTGTCAACTCAGTCAACTCAAACATCCCCAGAGCCTGTTGCGTGCCCACTGAACTCAGTCCGATTTCTTTGCTCTACCTGGATGAATACGAGAAAGTCATTCTGAAAAACTATCAGGACATGGTGGTGGAGGGATGTGGCTGCCGGTGA